GTTGTAAATTAATACATGTGAAAGTTTCCAAGAGTGCTCGAATCACTAATTCTTAATTCTTTCTTTTAATTATGGTTCTTCATATAAGAGGTTACATATCTCTAGAATACATTATCCGGTTTACAAAGAAAGCTGATGCCTACATTTATGGACTTCTTGTTGCTGAACTTTCTATTCAGCCAATGTTGATTCCATATCATCAATTGAAGGCCACTTCCCTTGTGTCACCGGATTTAGTTTGTTTACATTTTCCTTTTCACCAATCCTGCTAGACAAGCCTCATTTTGAAAATAGTTATCAGAACTCTCTTTGGCTCCTCTTAGTGTTCATGTGCATGTTGCTGGTTTGATTTAATTGCAATTGAGTATGACTTCCTGAtttgatttcttctctttctATGTGGATTTGTTGATTCATGTGATGCTGAATAATCATGTGATGCTGATAGATTATTTAAATAGTAGTCAAcaccctagagttatcaatgggttgtataaattggagaagatgggtacgggaggtatgtttagctgatttcttgttggttttggtttatgtcttatgttgtttattttttgtttgttttgttatgTGAGATTTattttgtaggtccttgttttgttttgttttgattggaCTTGTAATCCTATTTTGGCTAGATGTTGGTGGTGttatttgggaggcctttaaagttTTATCTTTTGTTTCGCCCTTtaattgtcttgtaaccacagtatacctccgccaaaagtgaataaataaatggaggtgccgtcctttaaaaaaaaataaaaaatgctgaTAGATTATTCATGTTTGACATCCATAATTTTTGCCTTCTCAAATTAAAAAAAGAACTCTTTTGTGTGGGTTACCTTACTGATCCTCTAATGAAAaggttagattttttttttttaaattgttgcTGTGTTTGGAACATGATTTTAGATATGGAAGTTGGGTTTGGGTAAATTTGTgcaaaattaatattaattttgtatttggttttgTCTAAATCCaggtaaattcaaattcaactcaAAGGTTTGCTTACATTTCTTGATGTGATTTTAACAACCCATCCTTACCTAGAagttcttttttcattttttcctcAAAAAACATTCCAGCTGATAGTTGCTACTCAATTGAGTTGCAACTTCCTTCAGTAGGAAATCAATGCCTGGAAAGATCTTTGATCTTGCGTCTAAtgtatagttttaattgttaTACGGTACACAGGCAAATGGTGGAGACAATGGGTCGGTCCATGGATTCTTAAGTATATATAGTGATGCAACAGAGTGATGGGGAAGAGGGGGAGGTGGTTAAGGGGGCTGAAGGAGTTAAGTTATGAGAGAGGATCCTTAAGGACCTCAAGGAGTTTTGCGGTAATGAGAATAGAGGAGCAGATTAAGATGCATGGGAATGTAATATGATGTGCTAGATGCTCTGTAGATGGTGCttgtttgtgtttttattttataatagctcGTGTGGCTCTGGCTCTGGCTCTGAACTTGGTTATGGGTCTATGGTAGCTTTCTCTCACTATCAATAAAATTGGTTTCCTCTCTTCGAAAGCACTCCTAGTGTTTGAATCATTGCTCAACTCAAAGTATAAGAGGGTAACATGAGATTGAACATAATTTCATGACTTCACGAATCACGGCTTTGGTTTTATTCAATGAGTTGTGTTTGAGAGTGGAtatttggtttatgttggttaagttagttttagggtcttaaAATTTGCTTTTGTTgtttcctccgtcataagtgaggggttttctaataaagttaggaggtaTCACCTTCTTTTactaaaaataactaaaaaataaaaaattgagagtGGATATTTCAGTTCTTGAATTTAGATATGCGTGTGgggatttaaataaaatttgcTATAATTTTGTACCACATTTTGTTTAGAtttatagaaatttaaatttaatgtaTTAAGTTTCTTTCTATTAATGATAAAAATGCACCGAGTAATTCATCATTGTTCTGTTTTATTATGTTTTGTGCTTGAGAATATTTATGGGGATGCGCTCAAGAAAGTGGCAAGCACAATTGCTAAGCACAGAAAACCTAATCAATTTTTGGTTCTATTTCCGAATTGGGAGTGTTTGTTGCTTAAAAGGATGAAGTTTGCGAGCCTCAGCCGACTTCGAGGGTTACAATGTTACATCCATAAGATAAGACTTTGATTTGGTGGGATGAGGGCCTCAAAGATTCGAATCCAAATGTACCCAACTCTCTTCTCGTCGCATGCAAATGACAAGTACCCATCCTTGGCTCATTAGTGTATATAAAAAGTTATCTTGAttgtaaatttaaatatttatcaagtttcccataataataataataataataataataataataataataattactactactttaatttaaaaaatatataaaataataaaaatataacaaaaaaatttgaaaaaaaattaaaaaattcagaacactcaataaaaatcaataaatgcatgagaaaacaaaagaaacagaaaaagaaaaaataaaatcagatatttcctaaaaattgaagaaaattcCTGCAGAAATTCCATACAAATTCtcccataaaattttaaaatcttcaaaTTTTCTTTAGAAGTATAAAATTGGATGAAAAAAAGTCCActttaagtaaaataataaaaactgcAAAAAATTCCTTTAAAATCTTAGAAATTCCAAGAAAAAAAATCAGTAAAATTTTGAGAGAGAGATTGTAAAAAACTCCTTAGGCCTCCTGGAACCATTGTctaaaatatctttaaaataatCTTTACCTCATGTGCACGTGAGTGCCCTCCCCAActagtatatatataaacttataaAGGCTATGTCCTAATGCATGTATCTCAATAATTCTAACAAATTTACAAACTATCCTTTCAAGCTTTAGAAAATAAAGTGCGACATTTTGAAAGCAACAAACATAAGTTATTTGCACATGATCGGGATTCACACTTAACTGTTCATCTCACTCGTAAGAGTGCAAGTGTTAATGCGATATCCTATAATTGATTAATtctaaattaatatatttaattaggTATATATCAGGCGTTGCACATGTTAGAGCATGTGGTAACGAAGGCCGTTTCAAATTTTAGATAACGTTTATCCAACTAATTAAGTAGCGGGAAATTGTCTAACGATAAGAAAAAAGAGAAGGGGGTCTACAAggcaaacaaaaaataaataaaaaattcagaAGGTTGTTAACTAAGATCTAATTATCTTAATTGGTTTTGCTTAATTAGCCAACTCGATAGCCAAGATCCAATGgccttcctttttttatttttcagttttttctTTTAATGTCAAACATGCTAATAACTAAgatcattgaaaaaaaaattaaaaaacgaAACAATATGTTGACTAAAGAGCTAGCAATAGCATCCTAGTGGGAACACACATCCTttattccttctctctctctctctatatactTACATGTTGGCAACCGGAGGCATCTCTTCTAATTCACtctgctctcttctctctctctctctctctctctctctctctggaacgACGCCACAAATGGAGAAAAAAGAGGTTAGTATGACACTCATTTTATAGTTCGACTATCGTTTCTCGCAAACTCTTTAAGATTCATTTCAATGAAAGAttgattttgtttggaaaaagaaaagaaaagaaaagaaaagaaaaataaaaaaaaatccatattcacttgtatttttttaaaatcaaatatgattaaaaaaagttaaatttGATTAAATATTCACAAAAAATCCAGATGTTGATGATttgcaaaattaattttttatgcattgttttggtatatatatatatatatatatatatatatgtatatattcaatcttcttgatatgaaatatgaaaaaataaaacctttatattttctttttctttctttcatatttttcatgCTCTGAGCACAGTCTGAaatcctttatattttcttttattcttttaaatTTGAAAGCATGTGTGTTAATTGAGTACCATTTATGAGTAGTTTGAACGATTCCGTGAATTTGATACATAACCCACCAACAAGATTAGTgcatcgttttttttttttttttttaaatgtaaaccAACAaatgtgtgtgttttttttttaatcgattcataaaaaattatagaaacaagCTAAAATGCGATACGTTCATTTCAAATGATGAACTACAAAAAGTCAATAGCATGTGGGGATGAGAATTCAGCCCATGCCCAAGTTTGATTGTGCTTGTTACTAAGTTTTTCCTAATTTTGATGCTGCTTGTTTAGATTGGGAGTTTGGCCTCCCTGTTTGGTGTATGTCTGAAGTTTTTTGTACATATTctatttgatcaatataattatcatttatcgataaataaataaaaaaaaggctTTGCCTCCAATGGGGTATATAGTTTTGGAAATTCAAAATGGAGTTTAAGGTAGGAATTAGAGACAAAAGTTTTTTCATATGCTTTGGAAATGAAACAGTGACAACCTCCCTTTTTTAAAGCTGTTACTTTATAGGAGTTTTATTTtgttaatttgttaaatatattgCTAAAGATCAATGCCAAAACTTGTTTGGTACTGAAAGTAGAAGTAAGCACCATTATAGTTCATTCTCTTTTTTCCAAACCGTATTACGATTGACATGATTATAATTGTTACAAAACAATTAACGATTTAGACAAATTTCTAACCCTGATTCATCTTGATATTATGTTATTACTAGACCATCATTAATGTATTAGTTAATATgagcaaaaaaaaataaatttcaagcTATATTGATAATGAGACCTATAATTAATTTGAatagtttaatttttctaatgtgaaACAATTGTAAGAATTGTTGACTCTAGACACCTTTAGATATTTAAGTTGCAACATGTTATTAGTATTAATTTGGTCAATGATATTCCTACCACATTTGGTGCTCCCACTGCAGCCACGTAATCACTTGAAATTCATTGTCACCCAAGACAATTCAAGCTCAATCCTCAATTGGAGAAATAAAGCAGTAAAAATCTTTTACTCCTTCAATCATTTATTTACCAGAGTACTTGAATTTAGATAAGatgtaatgtaaaattatattaaaatttgttcagattcactcaaatccaaatctaagatccAAAATACGTGCACCAAAACACTGTCTTAGTAATTATCAAATAATTTGCTTCAATTAATAAAACATCAGATAGCTATgagattatattattattattattattattatttggatggatttttcaattaatttgttttgatttgacTACCTCAACCTTGCTTTATCAACTAAATAAATGGCTGGGAAGTCTACAAGCCAGCCAATGACTATGGAAACGAACTAAATAATCGATGCACAACGGCAAATTGCTATCAACTTCAACAATCAACAAATTTGCTAGAATTTCCAAGGATAGAGATTGTTATTGTTTGGACATGTACAATGACAAATTGAGAGACTTTGACTTGCTATGCATACAAATATATAaatgtgtgtctatatatatggaATACTGATTGTACTTTCTTTATGTACATTATGAAAATCCCAGAGGCTCGTCCATTTTGAGAAGGAATTGATGGAGAAATAACGCACTATGTGTGGTGGTGCTTTTCATATCCTAGTCTTGTAATTGATAAGTTCTTTTGAcatctcttcatttgcaaagagtTCTCGATGTGAAAACGTAGAGGCAAAGGGCTGATCTTTGAATAAGAAAAAGAGTGGATCTGCACAATTCCAAATGAATTGGCTTGTCGAAAAAAAGCCTTGTTCTTTGCAAGATGTGTCAAGAAACTTATAAATGAAAATTATGAAAGCCCAATTggatttttttctcttttttttttctttttttattaaggGTCCGTTTGAATTAAGGATTTTACTTGGgaagaagaaaggaaaggaaaggaaaggaaaatgaggaTGAAACTCATTTTCCATTGCATTTTCCTTTTATGTTTAATCCTATTCAAaaggaaaatttattttaatataactaagaattaggaaaaattaaatattaatggtgtgtaaaaatcaaaattttgcttataaatttgatatatttattattattattattttactttttttgataaccaaacatgaaaatgcaaattccttcatattttttttttcttttcctcactattttccaagttccaaatggGACCCGAAAAAGGACTAAAGAAAGTAAATAAAATCACAAACGGTTAAGGatgcataaatttaaataattttaaataaaatgtaatataagcCTGTATCAATTTTCACtgtatatatgattttaaatttaaatgcacGAGAGCCATACTTGAGGATATAATTGTAGTGTTAAGTTATGTAACTCTTTTAAGCTAATTAATCGAATATGCAATTAATTTTACAACTTCAAAGCAAAGCTATTGTATtgatattaaaataatatctaaaattTATGGTccaaatataattatattattcaGTTATCTTCTTTCTCAGTCATTAAATTAAGAATGAATTACATATCGAATTGATTATATGTTTATACATACACTGAtacacatgagagagagagagagagagagagagagagagagagagagagagagagagagagagagagctgtcaTCTTCAAtaatcactatatatatatatatcaatagcAAAAGACCTTTCAGCTACGCACCGGCCACTCGGCCACTACCACTATAGTAACATCTCAAAAACCCACAAATTTCACGTTCTCTTTCACGTCCATTTCAATTACACCATTTTCCACCAGTACCATCGCCCACCCTTCCCCTTTTTAACAAACTTAATTTATTAACTAGCTAGCAGCTACGCTCACCCCCACCCCCACACACCACCAACGCCAACCTCATCTCTATCCATCCATCTCCCAATTAATTCtcatggtctctctctctctctctctactggTTCTGTCTCACTCTCTCACTGTACATATGTGATTAATTTTATTAGAATCAACCTGGGAAGCCGGACCTCGACATGATCCGTACACAAGACTGGCCTGAACCCATTGTCCGGGTCCAATCCTTGTCCGATAGCGGTGAACCTGTTATCCCTGCGCGATACGTCAAGCCTCCTATGCAACGACCTGTGCTTAGCTCCATCAACTCCGACGCCAACATCCCACTCGTCGATCTCGGAGGCTTTTGGGGCAACAAGAATGAGAGGGCAGCCACCTTGGAGCGAATCGGAGAGGCGTGCAGGGAGTGGGGGTTCTTCCAAGTGGTGAACCACGGGGTCCGACCGGAGTTGATGGACTGCGCCCGAGAGATGTGGAGGGAATTCTTCCATCTACCTATGGAGGTGAAGCAACGCTACGCCAACACCCCCAAGACTTACGAGGGTTACGGCAGCCGATTAGGAGTGGAGAAGGGTGCTAGTCTCGATTGGGGCGACTACTACTTTCTTCATTACTTACCTTGCAATTTGAAAGACCACGCCAAGTGGCCGTCTCTCCCCCCTCATTCAAGGTACTTTATTATAtctttatatatttttgtattccACACTCAACTATATCATTGAAATAAAGTTCTTCCAAAACTTCAAATGAGTGGAAAGCACTTCCTTGATAAGCTATAGTCTCTCTGCGGGCCAGATATCAACTTCAAGCAAATCTTAACGTTTTCATATCTACCATCATTGAAATTTATGTATGTACGTATATGTATAGGGAAGTGATTGAGGAGTATGGGACAGAAGTGGTGAAGCTGGGTGGGACCCTAATGAAGATTTTCTCTATAAACCTAGGACTAGGAGATGATCAACTCCAGAAGGCGTTTGGTGGGGAGGATATCGGAGCATGCATGAGAGTGAACTTCTACCCGAAGTGTCCACAACCCGACCTCGCTCTCGGGCTCTCTTCCCATTCAGATCCAGGCGGAATGACCATCGTCCTCCCGGACCCCGACGTCCCGGGTCTTCAGATCCGTAAAGACGACAACTGGACCACAGTCAAGCCCGCTCCCCACGCTTTCGTCGTCAACATCGGCGATCAAATTCAGgtactccctctctctctccctcttccgGCAGTACAGtgttctctctctatctctcggGGTTATAGGCAGAAATATGATGGTTGCGAATTGAGCTTGACGAAGGATGGTTTTGGGTTGGGACATGGAAGTGGGTAAGCTTTGGTGGGCTAGCAGCTAGCTtgtaattaattacataattttcAGCCAGTCAACGTAGGTTGCTCAacaatattttataaattatataactTGAGGTTGGATGAAGCTCCAAGATGAAGATGGGAGGTAACAGATGTTGCGTGCGTGCGTCAATGACGATTTTCTCATAGAGGCGGTCCCCACGGCACTAACAAACAAATTACCTCCCACCATTTTCCATTGTATTACATATGAATTGAAATTTtagttaaataattaaattatatattcaATTATAAGAAATTATTTATGCAATGAACCTTTAGTTTAGATTGATCCCACATATGTTGGGTCTATTGTTGTTTCCTCCCAAGCTCTAGATTAGGTTACAAACTCCCAAAACACTCAAATGTACTTTTAACTATAATTACATCTAATTTAATATATGAACTtcattattaattatattatatttatttttttgttgtataTGTAGGTGCTCAGCAATGCAAATTATAAAAGCGTTGATCATAGAGTCATCACGAGCTCAAAAAAAGAGCGAGTATCTTTGGCCTTCTTCTATAATCCAAAGAGTGACATACTCATAGCGCCGATGAATGAGTTGGTGAAGTTCCCTGAGAAACCAGCACTGTATTCAGCGATGACATTCAATCAATATAGACTTTTCATAAGGCTAAAGGGTCCTTGTGGCAAGTCTCAAATCGAATTGTTGAGATCTTCTTCCAACTAATCATATATTTACTATA
This region of Malania oleifera isolate guangnan ecotype guangnan chromosome 10, ASM2987363v1, whole genome shotgun sequence genomic DNA includes:
- the LOC131165690 gene encoding jasmonate-induced oxygenase 2-like, which gives rise to MEKKENQPGKPDLDMIRTQDWPEPIVRVQSLSDSGEPVIPARYVKPPMQRPVLSSINSDANIPLVDLGGFWGNKNERAATLERIGEACREWGFFQVVNHGVRPELMDCAREMWREFFHLPMEVKQRYANTPKTYEGYGSRLGVEKGASLDWGDYYFLHYLPCNLKDHAKWPSLPPHSREVIEEYGTEVVKLGGTLMKIFSINLGLGDDQLQKAFGGEDIGACMRVNFYPKCPQPDLALGLSSHSDPGGMTIVLPDPDVPGLQIRKDDNWTTVKPAPHAFVVNIGDQIQVLSNANYKSVDHRVITSSKKERVSLAFFYNPKSDILIAPMNELVKFPEKPALYSAMTFNQYRLFIRLKGPCGKSQIELLRSSSN